ATCCGTCGATCATTGCCAGATAGTCTTCCTGCCCGCACTTGTGGAAGCCGAGCCACAGACCGAAACGATCCGACAGCGAGACCTTCTCCTCCACCGCTTCGGAAGGGTTGATGGCAGTGGATTGTTCGTTTTCCATCATGTGTCGGGGAAGCAGGTGACGCCGGTTGGATGTGGCGTAGAAAAGCACATTGTCAGGGCGGCCCTCGATCCCGCCGTCCAGCGCAGCCTTGAGCGACTTGTAGGCGGTGTCGTCATGGTCGAACGACAGGTCGTCGCAGAAGACGATGACCCGGTGTTCGGTATCCTTGGCCATGTCGAGAAGAGCGGGCAGGGTGGCGATATCCTCGCGATGCACCTCGACGAGTTTCAGCGACACTCCGGTTTCCGCCCGGACATCGGCATGAACCGCCTTCACCAGCGATGACTTGCCCATGCCGCGCGCGCCCCAGAGCAGCACATTGTTGGCCGGGAAGCCCTCGGCGAAACGCAGCGTGTTTTCGTGCAGGATGTCGCGGACGTGGTCGACGCCGCGGATGAGCTTGAGCGCAATGCGGTTCGGTCGTTTGACCGGCTGGAGTTCGTTGCGCACCGGGCTCCAGACGAAGCAGTCGGCAGCGTTCCAGTCGATTTCGGCCGGGCTCGGGCCAGCCAGTCGTTCGACGGCAGCCGTCAGCCGGCGCAGTTCCTGCAGCAGCGAAAGATTGATGTCTTCGGACATGGCGATTCCCTCCCAGGCGTATTGTGGCCGATAGCTGTCTCGCTTTTGCCGGGCGGTAGCATGGCGTTTTGTGGTTCGAAAGGGTAAGAAGCGGTAAAACGGTACGCATAACGGCTGTTTTAGTTGCATTCGCATGGCCGGTTACTATATTCCGGCGACCTGATGCGGGGGGCTGCGTTTGCCCGCGCGCTTGGCTTGTCTAGGGAGTTTTTGATGTTCATTACTGAAGCCTTCGCCCAAGAAGGAACTGCTACCGGCGGTGTATTCGGCTCCGGCCTTGAGATGCTGTTCCTTTTCGCACCGCTGATGCTGATCTGGTATTTCCTGCTGATCCGTCCGCAGCGCCAGCAGATGAAGAAGCGCGAGGAAACCCTGTCCTCGATCCGCCGCGGCGATCAGGTCGTCATGGGTGGCGGCATCGTCGGAAAGGTTACCAAGGTAATCGACGACAAGGAACTTGAGGTCGAGATCGCCGATGGCGTCAAGATCCGCGCGCTGCGTACCTACATCGCCGAAGTTCGTGTCAAGGG
The window above is part of the Rhizobium sp. ACO-34A genome. Proteins encoded here:
- a CDS encoding AAA family ATPase, yielding MSEDINLSLLQELRRLTAAVERLAGPSPAEIDWNAADCFVWSPVRNELQPVKRPNRIALKLIRGVDHVRDILHENTLRFAEGFPANNVLLWGARGMGKSSLVKAVHADVRAETGVSLKLVEVHREDIATLPALLDMAKDTEHRVIVFCDDLSFDHDDTAYKSLKAALDGGIEGRPDNVLFYATSNRRHLLPRHMMENEQSTAINPSEAVEEKVSLSDRFGLWLGFHKCGQEDYLAMIDGYAEHFSLPLDREQLHREALEWATTRGGRSGRVAWQYIQDLAGRLRVRTDRP
- a CDS encoding preprotein translocase subunit YajC; the protein is MFITEAFAQEGTATGGVFGSGLEMLFLFAPLMLIWYFLLIRPQRQQMKKREETLSSIRRGDQVVMGGGIVGKVTKVIDDKELEVEIADGVKIRALRTYIAEVRVKGEPVKTEAAAS